A DNA window from Candidatus Eremiobacteraceae bacterium contains the following coding sequences:
- a CDS encoding alpha/beta fold hydrolase, translating into MKYLAGGEPFSFGDAGGPGVLLLHGFTGSPYEVRNLGKMLYENGFPSLGPVLPGHATTASDLARTTAADYFEMAESSFAEARSRFSRVYLAGLSLGGLLSLHLNTKHDVSGIVCLSTPVFLDPLVAGALPMLSQWMPDMHVPANFAAWQGNVVGYKTVPFNAAPAVLEVLQTVKNELEQVRAPLLIIHSKGDPTAPFGNAVFIRDHVGSTDSHIEVLEGSDHLITVGERLLQFQDHIIGFLRRLETALA; encoded by the coding sequence GTGAAATACCTCGCAGGCGGCGAACCATTTTCATTCGGCGACGCCGGTGGACCGGGCGTGCTGTTGTTGCACGGCTTCACTGGTAGCCCGTACGAAGTGCGCAATCTCGGCAAGATGCTCTACGAGAACGGCTTCCCCTCGCTCGGTCCTGTTTTGCCCGGCCACGCGACCACCGCTTCAGATCTCGCGCGGACGACCGCCGCTGACTACTTCGAGATGGCGGAGAGTTCGTTTGCCGAGGCGCGCAGCCGGTTTTCGCGCGTCTATCTGGCCGGACTCTCGTTGGGTGGCCTGCTGAGCTTGCATCTCAACACAAAACACGATGTCAGCGGCATCGTCTGCCTATCAACGCCGGTGTTCTTGGATCCTCTCGTTGCGGGCGCTCTCCCGATGCTCAGTCAGTGGATGCCCGACATGCACGTGCCGGCGAATTTCGCGGCATGGCAGGGCAACGTCGTCGGCTACAAGACCGTGCCGTTCAACGCCGCACCGGCAGTGCTCGAAGTGCTGCAGACGGTGAAAAATGAACTCGAACAGGTTCGCGCGCCGCTCTTGATCATCCATTCGAAGGGCGATCCCACCGCCCCGTTCGGAAACGCCGTCTTTATCCGCGATCACGTCGGTTCGACGGATTCGCATATAGAAGTGCTCGAGGGCTCCGACCATCTGATAACGGTCGGCGAGCGTTTGCTGCAATTCCAAGACCATATCATCGGCTTTCTCCGCCGGCTGGAGACCGCTCTGGCGTAG
- the murI gene encoding glutamate racemase, with amino-acid sequence MLDSGLGGLTVLSALRALTSDTDIVYFADTAHVPYGGRELADVARLGSACVDRLLVHDPSVIIVASGTTCAAFDAEGWPASPVPIVGVVGYGAAAAVEASSNGSIGVVATHGTVKSGIFEREILKFRSDAQVTSVAAPSLVPIVESGGWASARARDAVASVSGPIVRAACDTVILGCTHFPHLLAWFMSALGERVALVDPGAACASAVAQMIIGLDASPGTISFEVSGDKDEFAAHAQSLSGIRIDFLKHVALRLDETV; translated from the coding sequence ATGCTGGATTCCGGGCTCGGCGGGCTTACCGTGCTTTCGGCGCTTCGCGCGCTGACGTCCGACACCGATATCGTCTACTTCGCTGACACCGCGCACGTGCCGTACGGCGGACGGGAATTGGCCGACGTCGCACGCCTTGGTAGTGCTTGCGTCGACCGGTTGCTCGTGCACGACCCATCGGTGATCATCGTCGCATCCGGTACGACGTGCGCTGCATTCGACGCCGAAGGCTGGCCGGCATCACCCGTGCCAATCGTCGGCGTGGTCGGCTACGGCGCTGCTGCGGCGGTCGAAGCCTCGTCGAACGGCAGCATCGGCGTCGTCGCAACGCACGGCACGGTGAAAAGCGGAATCTTCGAGCGCGAGATTCTGAAGTTTCGATCCGATGCGCAGGTGACGTCGGTCGCCGCCCCATCGCTCGTGCCCATCGTCGAATCGGGCGGCTGGGCCAGCGCGCGCGCGCGCGACGCGGTCGCCTCGGTCTCGGGTCCTATCGTCAGAGCGGCCTGCGATACCGTCATCCTCGGTTGCACGCATTTTCCGCACCTGTTAGCCTGGTTTATGTCCGCCTTGGGCGAGCGAGTCGCACTCGTCGACCCGGGAGCGGCGTGCGCGTCGGCGGTCGCTCAGATGATAATCGGACTCGACGCAAGTCCGGGAACGATATCGTTCGAGGTGAGCGGCGACAAGGACGAATTCGCCGCCCACGCACAAAGTCTCAGCGGCATCCGCATCGATTTCCTGAAACACGTGGCGCTCAGGCTAGATGAAACAGTTTGA
- a CDS encoding N-acetylmuramoyl-L-alanine amidase: protein MLAAPATAATVSASQAQVWVAGRQIAFDHLSIAFGDPVVTPHDSGLRAMLDAVSARMAWQPGTRFVAITRADGQLITFTVGSNAVSVNGSATAIPFAPFTSNGDLFLPLLPLARALGLGVRGFHGGYVFVPQIQSVTAHRDGARTIVHVQGSAHIAWRSAYAAQTAARTLTLSFPGFGTDLSRNLGVHDAVVLGATISESGPPGYPTTTLSLAFDGKAKFAAHRSADSVSMDLVVARGEAALRTNAPAATPNAVTMVGNIGVTATTIPAADHAQPLSTISPSPLTSPVALPEPVDTSSGAAVATAQPMPEPSPSVSAGPFVDQKITDVSVAQVPTGTRITLTFDGPVSFEWHRLGDPDNRFWLDIDHAVLVGPAQDIDSKLDFINSVKVSQHFITPDKVVRVSITPSRSTDIRVGQIAGTTNQLGIEIETAPPPPDAAMAGTGFLTAAVAVQPSPGTSMTPQPAAPTHGDLIVIDPGHGGNDPGALNPDLGLTEKNLTLTISKIVQSRLKALGWRVVMTRDGDYEVGDPNGIDRQELQARCDVANAAGATAFVSIHINSSVSTAPNGTTTYYWRPADKLFAQAVENETVTADGILDAGVKREDFYVIKHTQMPAVLVETAYLSNSHDGAMLQQPAFLDRIAAGIVKGIMDFTGGPKASPPTPGPSP from the coding sequence ATGTTGGCAGCGCCGGCGACGGCTGCGACGGTGAGCGCAAGCCAGGCGCAAGTGTGGGTCGCCGGCCGCCAGATCGCGTTCGATCACTTGAGCATTGCGTTTGGCGATCCGGTCGTCACCCCGCACGACTCCGGTCTGCGCGCCATGCTCGACGCGGTATCTGCGCGCATGGCCTGGCAGCCGGGCACGCGATTTGTCGCGATCACGCGCGCAGACGGCCAACTGATCACCTTCACGGTCGGCAGCAACGCAGTGTCCGTCAACGGCTCGGCGACCGCAATTCCGTTCGCACCGTTCACGAGCAACGGCGATCTGTTTTTGCCGTTGCTGCCGCTCGCGCGAGCGCTTGGCCTCGGCGTGCGCGGTTTCCACGGCGGCTATGTGTTCGTGCCACAGATCCAGTCTGTGACCGCCCATCGCGACGGCGCGCGCACCATCGTTCACGTCCAAGGCTCGGCGCATATCGCCTGGAGGAGCGCGTACGCGGCGCAAACAGCGGCACGCACGCTTACATTGTCGTTCCCAGGCTTTGGCACCGATCTTTCGCGTAACCTCGGCGTACACGATGCGGTTGTCTTAGGCGCCACGATTTCAGAAAGCGGACCGCCCGGCTACCCGACGACCACTTTATCGCTCGCGTTCGACGGCAAAGCGAAGTTCGCCGCGCATCGCTCCGCTGATAGCGTGAGCATGGACCTGGTCGTTGCGCGAGGCGAGGCGGCGTTGCGCACGAACGCGCCGGCCGCCACGCCCAACGCCGTGACGATGGTGGGCAATATCGGCGTGACGGCGACGACGATACCAGCAGCCGATCATGCTCAACCGTTGTCAACGATATCTCCGTCACCGCTGACGTCTCCGGTCGCGTTGCCGGAACCTGTGGACACGTCGTCAGGCGCCGCGGTCGCCACCGCGCAGCCGATGCCGGAACCATCGCCATCGGTTTCAGCCGGGCCATTCGTCGATCAAAAAATCACCGACGTCTCGGTCGCTCAGGTGCCCACCGGAACTCGCATAACATTGACCTTCGACGGTCCGGTGAGCTTCGAATGGCACCGGCTGGGCGATCCCGACAACCGCTTTTGGCTCGACATCGATCACGCAGTCCTCGTCGGCCCCGCACAAGATATAGATTCGAAGCTCGACTTCATCAACTCGGTGAAAGTCAGTCAACACTTTATCACACCGGATAAAGTCGTGCGCGTATCGATAACGCCCTCGCGCAGCACAGACATCCGCGTGGGCCAGATCGCCGGCACGACGAATCAGCTCGGTATCGAGATCGAGACGGCGCCTCCGCCGCCCGACGCAGCGATGGCCGGAACCGGTTTTCTCACGGCCGCCGTCGCGGTTCAACCGTCTCCGGGGACTTCCATGACACCGCAGCCCGCCGCGCCAACTCACGGAGACTTGATCGTCATCGATCCCGGCCACGGCGGCAACGATCCAGGCGCGCTCAATCCAGATCTCGGGTTGACCGAAAAAAATCTCACCCTTACGATTTCCAAGATCGTGCAAAGCCGATTGAAGGCGCTAGGCTGGCGAGTCGTCATGACGCGCGACGGCGACTACGAAGTCGGCGATCCCAACGGCATCGACCGCCAAGAACTGCAAGCCCGCTGCGACGTCGCGAATGCGGCGGGCGCCACCGCTTTCGTCAGCATTCATATCAACTCGTCGGTATCTACTGCGCCAAACGGAACAACCACATACTACTGGAGGCCCGCGGATAAACTCTTCGCGCAGGCGGTTGAGAATGAGACCGTGACGGCTGACGGCATCCTAGACGCGGGCGTCAAACGAGAAGACTTCTATGTGATCAAGCATACGCAGATGCCGGCGGTGCTCGTCGAAACGGCGTACTTGAGCAACTCGCACGACGGTGCGATGCTGCAGCAACCCGCGTTCCTCGACCGCATCGCGGCAGGAATAGTCAAAGGTATAATGGATTTCACAGGGGGCCCAAAGGCGTCACCGCCAACACCCGGCCCTTCACCCTGA
- a CDS encoding GerMN domain-containing protein, whose translation MFGKEGHLIDMMSGRLLRAMAICTALSMLSGCGHRGQSTGSGQSQPAQHQITVYYCKAGSDSLVAMHYTAASGLAGTALAQYVVSQLISGPPEPTTALLVFPADTRAVAIQHEATIDVDLTGTIAKHYAGGAGDEAGLFKSLTYTLTELPGVNAVQVSLNGHIEAALPGGHLELDEPLTRETFAQ comes from the coding sequence TTGTTTGGCAAGGAGGGTCATCTCATCGACATGATGTCGGGTCGTCTATTGCGCGCGATGGCGATATGCACCGCGCTTTCCATGCTCTCAGGTTGCGGTCACCGGGGGCAATCGACCGGCAGCGGCCAGTCGCAGCCGGCGCAACACCAGATAACAGTATACTATTGTAAGGCAGGCAGCGACTCGCTCGTCGCGATGCACTATACAGCCGCGAGCGGTCTCGCCGGCACAGCGCTCGCGCAGTATGTCGTCTCGCAGCTGATATCCGGACCGCCTGAGCCCACAACCGCACTGCTCGTTTTTCCGGCGGATACCCGGGCCGTCGCGATTCAGCACGAGGCCACGATTGATGTTGATCTGACGGGGACGATCGCCAAGCATTACGCCGGCGGCGCGGGCGATGAGGCCGGCCTTTTCAAGTCGCTGACGTACACGCTCACCGAATTGCCGGGCGTTAACGCGGTGCAAGTCAGCTTAAACGGTCACATCGAGGCGGCGCTGCCCGGCGGGCATCTGGAGCTTGACGAGCCACTCACGCGGGAGACATTTGCTCAGTGA
- a CDS encoding dihydrofolate reductase family protein: MRKIIESTLVSLDGVIEDPAIWAGDYLDDAFQKGALERLIDTDAMLMGRRTYQLLARDWAAQSGDFADRINGIRKYVFSSTMGKADWNNSIIIKSDAVDEVRKLKQQAGPDLAVYGHGRFAQALLECGLLDEMRLSVFPLIVGNGQLLFCEGKRTPLQLIDAQSLPTGVVVVRYKPETN; the protein is encoded by the coding sequence ATGCGGAAGATCATCGAGTCCACCTTAGTATCGCTCGACGGCGTCATTGAAGACCCGGCGATCTGGGCCGGGGATTACTTAGACGACGCTTTCCAAAAGGGTGCTCTGGAGCGGCTGATAGATACCGACGCGATGTTGATGGGGCGACGGACTTACCAGCTGCTCGCTAGGGATTGGGCCGCTCAAAGCGGCGATTTTGCCGACAGGATCAACGGAATCCGAAAATATGTCTTCTCGTCGACGATGGGAAAAGCAGATTGGAATAATTCGATCATCATAAAGAGCGACGCGGTGGATGAGGTGCGCAAGCTCAAGCAGCAGGCCGGGCCAGACCTCGCCGTATATGGCCATGGTCGTTTCGCACAGGCGCTACTGGAATGCGGCTTGCTCGACGAAATGCGGCTGTCGGTCTTTCCGCTCATTGTGGGCAACGGACAGTTGCTCTTCTGCGAAGGCAAAAGGACACCGCTTCAGTTGATTGACGCGCAGAGCTTACCGACCGGTGTCGTCGTCGTGCGCTATAAGCCCGAAACAAATTAA